The Triticum aestivum cultivar Chinese Spring chromosome 6D, IWGSC CS RefSeq v2.1, whole genome shotgun sequence genomic sequence GTTAGGACATTTTAGGCGACCGTCGTGTGATAGCTAAAAGCAGTCAGACCGGACGGTTTGGAATTTTGTGGTCGATTTGGTGACCTGCATTGGAGTTTCCCTAATCACATGTGAAGCGCGGTGGCCCAAGAGCACTCACTACTCCTTTAGTTCTAAAAAAATCAAAACTCCTTTAGCGATTTTAAGTGTTCTTTTTTTTCTGACACGAAAGGTCATATGTTAGAATTGTTCAACAATTACAAGACCATCCTTACAAAAGCTATAAATAAAACACAGGGCATGGGGTATGCCAGCGTTATCTTCCTTCTACACTCGGCGGGGCGTCATGAGCAAAGCCTGTTGCTGCCTCTAGATCTTCAAAACACCCTTGGAATTAAGGCATGGAAGTTGCCAGTCGGAGCCAGAAGAAGCCGGTGAAAATGAACCGGGGATCAGATAGCAAGAATAAGAAGACGAGGGGACTCGACAACCATCCTTAGCCATACATCGCCGAACAGAGAAGAAGCTAGAAGACCAAAACACGAGTCATCACCATCCGCTCCGCCAAATGACACTGTCTAAGACCACCTAAACAAAATGTTAGAGTAAACGAGCCAAAGATCTGGCCTTGGCCGAAGCCCTACACCCCACACCCTCCACTGACACCGACCAATATCGTCGGAATGAGAACGGGATGAGGATAACATAGTCCACGTGGGTGATAACGCCATCGCCTCGCCATGGTCGTCCAAACACCTCCTAGAATGAGTCCTATCTAGAGTTAGGGTGACCCAAACACGACCAACCACAAATTTGGaccccccccctctccccttcgTTGGCGCCAGAAGGCCCTCGGAAGGAAGGGAAAccagcggcggtggtggcggcggcacaCATACATGGAAACCCTCACAACTTTTTTTAGTTGGACCTAACACCTTTCTTTGAAGAatgtgggagatgagagagggaaaTTAGTTTCCACTCCTTTTATGCGCACTAAAACAAATTCTGCATGGCTAAGACACACAATATATTAACCTGATATTTATTAAAATTGGGCTAGAACAATTATCATTCTAACCATCCAACCAGTAGTTTGTTCATGCTACTGATTTTCATTTTTGAATGAAGGGATTACTCCCCGGTTTTATTAATAAAACCCTTAGGTCTTTGATATAGCGTACACCTGAAGAAAAGCAAACAATTTTCAAACAGAGTGCATAGCAAGCTCAGACTAGCAGCCTAAAACACCATCTTTATGTCACAGAACGATGACGGAGATGACAGAACCTAGCGAAAGAACACAGCAGCAATCacagttaatggacaataatctttcCTACTTATGAAGGGCGGAGTTAATGATGAGTTATGTAGGATCAGATGTCGACCAGAAGAGGGGGTTGAATGGGAGAATTGACAAATACTTCGGCAAAGCAAGTTTTCGAAGTAAGACAATGTATGAAGAACAATCAGTCAACATAATAAAGAGTAAACTAAACTGAACAGAGAGACAACCTAGAGAAACAACTAGATAAACAAAAGTAAATCTAAGTAGCAGTGCACATGAAAGTAAACATAGCATAGGCAGCGGAATAACTAAGTACTCGAAAACATCTTTGCAACATTCACATAGAAAGAAGACGGGGAGATGATCATCGAGCAGATGTGAATTACAAAATAAATGAGTTCAAGAAAGTAAAAACCCATATCTTGACGAAGACAGAGATTCGTTCAACCGGTTCAAGTTGCTGGCACAACTCTGTCTAGTTGGAGGAGCCGAGATTTAACTCAGAAAACAAGGCCTTCACCCTATTCTCCCCGAGCTAAAGTCACTTATACTTCGCCCAAATCACTCGTGTTAGATTTTGAGGTAAATCTTCGGGGCCTTCACAAACTTGTTCTTCGACCGTGCACAATTACTCTCGGAGGCTCCCAACAGACACCTAACCATCTAGTGGATGCACGGTCCAAAAGAGTAACAGGTTTAGCTAAGTTTCGACTagttctttagtgatgctcaatcacttagcAGGTTTTAGGCTCTGGGATTTTCTTCTCTTAGGATCCTCTCAATCTCTTTCGGTAGGAGGGGTTCCTCTGACAAGCTCTTATCAATTCTCTCATGGAGCAGCCAACATCTAAGGTTGAAgtgggtggctatttatagccgaaaCAATCTCGAGGTGTGAAATGACCAATAGGGGCACTGACCACCTGACGAACAACCGACATGTGGCACAATGGTCAAATTTCAGACGCGGCCTACGACTTACTTGCGGAACAAGTTAAGTCGACTTAACTGCGCCTGATTCTTCTTCTGAGTCCCGAAGAACATCGTCTCGGACTCGGAGAAAAAATCACAACGCACGAAGAGATTTCAAAGTCTTTGCTCTAATATATAGGTTTTGGATTGAGCATACATCGAAGACCTAAATCTCAACTTTCAGTTAGATCCCCCTTAATAGTACGATGTGCATTATGGCTCAAATAGAGAAAAACTAAAACtagaaaataaaagtcttcactaCACTTCATATTCCTATCTGTGAGCTGAATGTTCCTCGAGCATGCAATCCGAAAGTATTCattgtcatcacaatttttggggGGTCATAACTCTCAATTTAAACAAAATCCTTAGGAACATTCAACTCTGTATACTCGGAAACACATCAGTCCCGTAATTGCATTGTCATTAATCATCCAAAGCCGCacggggcactagatgcacttgcaAGTTCACATATGAAACTAACAACAGAATAAACAAATGGACTTTTACCACATGTAGACTAGAAACCTTCGAGCGACTTAAGTAAACAAATGTACCTTTAGTCCATTGTCAGACCTAACATAAATAAACAAATGCGATACCACTTTAATGTGAGAACAACACTTGTAAAAAAACTAAATTAATAAATTGTAAAAGTGGGACTTCACTCAAAATCATGCTCGTGGTTTTAGTTTCTCTTCCCAACGAATTTTCCTAATTCTATACACAAAAAATCAAATTATTTGGCGACAATCTCAATGTAACTTCTTTATTTGGCTCCGTAGCAACGCATGGGCAATGTGCTAGTAATGACAACATATCAAGGAGCAAAAGACACGACTtaaactttatttttctgttttctgcgTTCGGTTCGAGAATAACATGTTTTTGCTTCTTGTTCTTCAAAAAATATGTGCAAGATGCCAGGCCGTTTACCGGTCCATTTCTGGTGCATCACACTCACACCATGCCGCGTGTCATAGCTTACTTTGCACTCCCTTAGTTCCGTTCCATAATTTTTGTCATGGTTTTAGTTTGCTATTAGGGCACGACTCCATAATTCTCGCCTACACACAATTCGAATCCAAGTCCAATATTTGATACAACTCCAACAAAATGCGCGTGAAGAAAAAAGGTACTCCACATTCAGGACGCGCAATGGTAGCACTGACAGAGACGTTGCATTTTCTTGCTGAACAATCATAGAGTACATGTCGCGACCCGGAGGAGTCAATCTGCATGCGTAGGGTTTGGACTTGGCGCTTGGAAGCAAGCAAGCAACACCTGCCATTTTTCCCAGCCATGGGCACTCAAGTCGTAGGACACGCAGTTGAATTCCTCCATTTAGGCAGCTCAGCCTCAGCATCACCAAGCCAGGAACCTGTCGACACTGCACACACACCCGAACGTTCCTTGGCATACATCACCTTTACCGCCCCGCCTTGACCGGCGGGAGACGGAGAGCAGTCCACGAACCAACCCAAAATCTCGCACGTTGCGACTTCATCACCAAGCAACTCGTCCCCAGCTAGCACACGTCTCCACGGAGCATCTCGCTATAAAAGGGGCGGGTAATAAACAAGTGTAACCAAACCACAACAGTCAGCCAAGCTAAGCTTCGCTTCAGTTCTTGCACAGTTCAGCTATACATCCTGGGAGGTAGAGGTGATGATGGAGTACGAACCACAGAGCTTCTCCTGGCCGGCCGCGCTGGCGTCGTGGCTGGCGAGCTTCTGCTGCGGCTCTGAAGGCGGCAGCCACGGCGAGCCGGTCGCCGGCGACGGCCCGGCCAGGCGGATGGCCGCGGCTGCCCGGCACCTCAACGGCGCTCACAAGATTAAGTTCTCCTAGCTAGTTCTTCCAGCTGCTACCTTCTGCTTCACCTACTGGAAATTAATATTTTTCTAGCAAAAAatggtttcccctccgatttcattaagAGAAACCACGCAGACCAGTACCAGTTCAGTTCAAAAGCAAAAGAAAAGGAACAAAAAAAGAAGCTAAGGCAAAAGAGGATTTCACCTACTGGAATATACTATGATGATACAATTATGATTCGTGTAGCCACTACGTAGGTTTTCCCTTCTCGCTATCTGCCGTAGTGTGTGCGAGAGGGGAATCGTGATGTAACCCTCTGTGGACTGTGGTGAACTTTCTTTCTTCGGtgccgatcgatcgatcgatggatcACGATCCAAAGTTGGAAATGATAGGCGTCTCACGTGCCATGAAGGCGACAGCGCACTCCCAAAGCCCCGAGCTTACATGCATGCTTCCCCCCTAAAAAACAGATCCATGTTCCGCACATACAAATCGAACCGAAAAATCAAGCGACCAAAACCAAAATACATCCATGATCGCGCGACCATTCGGCTGTCTCGCCAACTCCCGATGGGTGGCGCTGGTTTGGCTGTCTCGGTAACTCTCGCTGTGTCGCAGGAAtgtgagtgaattgcaaaaaaccatcaCATTTGGGGCTTCATCTGCAGAAAACCACCAGGTCACTAATCATTTGCAAAAATCACCGCACATTCAGTAAACTTTTTGCAAAAAGCACTGATTAGGTGATTTAGCCCGTTTAACCACTTTCTGACAAATGGGGCCGCAATGTAAGGAGCTGATTTGGCAATAAATTGACATATACGCCCCTGAATCTTAAAAAAAAAAGCAATcaagcccctccctctccccctcccccacgAAGGGCATCTCCTTCCTCGCGCGCAGCGACAGGGGGGGCACACCGGCCGGCAAGGCGCATCGCGGTGGCCGACCTGCCCAGCATGGTGCGCCCTGGTGATGTGTCCAGCCGTCCGCACGACACGGCTTGGATGCTTCTGCCGCCGGGCAGAGGGCAGGCGAACGAGGGCAACGGCGAGCGGGGCCGCTCCAACTCCGCCGAGCACCGGGGTCGCCGGATCCGCCTGAATCCATGGCGCGCCTCCGACCGCTGCTTCACGAACCGTAGACCACCGCTGGGATCTGGCCATGCCAGACCACCTGCCCAGTCGTCGCGCGTCATGGTGATGTGTCGCGGGCGTGCCCGGCAGGAGGACGAGCACGAGGCCGTGCGGTTGTGCCACGAGCGCGCCGACCTGCCCGCGGTCGATGCCCACCACCGTGACGCGCTCGGGGACGCGCACGCCTTGCTCGTCGGCTCACTCCTGCCCGTCTCCTCGCTCCACCCTCGCCGGGAATGGTCGTGGCGCTGTGTCGTGGGTGCGCCGAGCAGGAGGCCATGGCGCTCTGCCGGGGACGCGCCGGCCTGCTCGCCGTCACCGTCGGCCACCGCgacgcgcacgccgcgctcgcCGGCTCACTCCTATCCATCTCCTCTtcgctccacctcctcctcgtctccgcgaCTGCCCGGTCGGCGGTGACAGGAGCCGGGCATGGTCCAGGGGCTTATTGTTTTTTTTAAATCTATTAGGGATCTGTGTGTGATTATTTTGCCAAGTCAGCTCCTTACAgtccggccccacatgtcagaaaGTGATTAAATGGGCTAAATCACCTGTTCAGTGCAAACTGCAAAATGTTTACTGAATGTGCGGTGTTTTTTGCAAATGATTAGCGACCTGGTGGTTTTCCGCAGATGAAGCCTCAAATGTgatggttttttgcaatttactccagGAATGTCGCATGAATTTCGCCAAATGAAAACAGTTCAGTTTCATCCCTCCAGAGTCGAGACGGGGCCTCGCTTTTGCAGCTAACGACAAGCGACACGAAGCAAAGCACCAGCACGCCACTGAGCCGAGTAAGTAATTGCCTGGCGGTGGCTACGGGCGGACGGACGGACGGGTGCGTTGGCCACGTGATGGCGCGCCCCAAGCTAAGCTAAACTAGGCTCAGATCTGACTGTCGATGCCCAGGATATGCTTTACTAATCCGGGCCTGATTAACTATTAGTAGTGGTGGTAATCGGGTGGCGAGTTGTTTACTGATCCCTAAACGGATTCCTCAGAGGGTTTGCAGAGGGAATGTTCCGCTCAGAGCTCAGAGCTCAGACCTCAGAGGCCGGGCACGTCGGTCTCTCACTGGCCTCCCTCCCTGCTGTCAATGATGGGATCCATCATACAAATCATTTCGCAGATCGATCTAGATAATATATACGGTAACATTTCGCTATGCCTCAAGAGGAAACGGCCGGGAAGCTTCGTGGGGTTGTGCGGGGCACATGCACATGCACGCACCCAGCTTGTCGTTTTTGCGTTGTCGCTCAACGACTTTGTGCTCAGCTGCTGAGTGCTTGAGCTAGCTCGGTCCTAGTTTTAACCCCTACTACTACCTAGGCTAGGTAGGTAGCCACTGGCTAGTGGTGGTGGCTAGCTACTTACTATGCCAGGGTTCATGAACCCCAGCTTGATCTTGAGCTACCCGTAGCTAGAGCTACAaaggtcgtcgtcgtcgccgctccATCACCTCGCGAGATTTGTTGTTAATCAAACAGGCGATCGATCTGATCTGATCTGACCCGACGCTCGCCTTAGCCGCAGCTCGCGAGACGCCCGTGATCCGATCTCTCTTTCACGTGCCATcagctgctgctggtggtggtgccgTGCGGAAGGCACGAGACGCGATCAGCTGAGTGGTGTCCTGGCTGGTTCACGCACCGCGGCATGGTGAATGATGGGGACGTCGTCGTTCCCCTGAGGTGAGGTGACGGACCCATGAGAGAGCCACGAGAGCTAGCCCCACTGTTGGCACGTGCACGGGCGGCACCTACGTATGCGCGATGCACGGCAGACAGGGACGGGACAGGGGCATGCACGCAGACGATCCAGATGGATCGGGAGCGCGCACGCATGATCGATCTGCTTGATCTCCCGGGTCCCGACCCGCCCGGCCGGCTGTTTTGACGGTTTCCGAGACAGGCCGGCCGGCCGGTAGGTAGATCTTCTCCGCGCTTGCGCTCCTCTCACTGTCTTGATCGATGGAGGTTGTAAAGCCGGCCTAAAGCCAGAGCCAGAGCATCCATCATGGCGACGCGCGGCACGGATCACGCGTGCCGTGCCGACGATCCGCGTCGCGCTGGCTCACCCGCCGGGCACATGACATGACATGGGATCGTCGATATAGCGAGGGAGCGCGCGGGATCATGCATGCATGCGCGCGCCGGCTGCGTAGCTTAGCTGCCGCCTCCATCGGCATGTGCAGCGGTGGAGACAGAGGGAAAGGCCGGGCTAGCGGGAGGCCCACCCACCTCCACCACAACGCCTCTCATCCTCGGCGGAGCACGTGATCGACTACGCGACCTAGCTAGCCAGTAGCTCCTTTTCCTTTCGCTCCTCCAGAGAGGACGCGCGCGCACGGGATCTATCCATCCATCTGCTCCGGCGCTGTCCGTTTTGTACCTCAATTACCGGCGATCCACCGTGCGTCTCCAGCGGTGTCCGTAGTGTTATTACTTTTTGCCGACGCGTAATTCTCCGCTCGCCGGCCGCCACGCCGATGTCTTTGCATCAATTTGCTTGCTGTTACCCTAATTTATTTTTGCTTCTTATTTACGTTGAGCAGGAGACGTGGAGGAGAGAGAGATTACCCTTGCTGTTGTGCGTATAAACTTTTGAGGATACAACACAAGCAGACAGACAGGCAGGCTCCCACTTTGTTAAATCCTTGTCAATCccctcgcctcgcctccccgactctctctctctctctctctcgctctgccGACTATAATAAGCTCTGCCAGCCGAACCCGCTGAACATTCCATCCGCCAGTACTGGACTAGTACAGAGTAGCAGCCAGCAGCAAGATCCAGCCACCGTcattcctgctgctgctgctgcgacggcAGGCGGCCCCGACAGATCTCCTGAGCCCCCTGCTGTCCCGGCAATGGAGCTCTTCCAAGGTAAACACATGTCAAAAGAAACTCCGCCGTCTTCCTTCGTGTCTCTTTTAGCTTCTCCCTTCCGTCGTCGATCGATGCTGACCATGGCGTGCCATGGCTCGGCCATGCACGCGTAATTCGCAGGGGAGGAGCCGGCCCACGACTTCCTCTCGCTCCGCGCCGGGGGCTCGTCGGCGTTCCAGCACAGGCAGCGCTCCGGCCAGCAAGGTACCGTCTCCTCTCCTTGCCTTTCCACCTGCAATTGCCGGGCTGGTGTTTCCTTTCCCCGTGTATGCTGTATCTCCGTTCAGGCTTGTGTTGTCCACCTTCAATTCTCCTGCATGTTCGCTTTGAAAACCAAGTGCCGATCTTGGTGAGCAAGAATGGCATGCGCACTCCGGTACCTGCAGATCACCTGAGCATGCATGCGTGTCAGCTTGCTAACCCATGAAGACATGACATTTCGATGCAGCCATGAAGTCGCTTGAGTCAGCCAACggcggcggcacggcagggggTGCCGGCGATGGCGCGGCCAGCTCCGCGGCAGGTTTGGGGCAGCACGTGCTGCCGGGCGGCATCGGGACCTTCAGCATCAGGCAATTGCCTGACGCTCAGCCGAGGGAGGAGGCTGGCACCGGCAGGGAACCGTCTGTTTCGGTCTCTCACGGCTCGAGAATGGAGATTGCGCATGAAGCACGGTCTGGAATTATGGTTCACAGTGCTCCACCAACACCCACGATGTGGCAAGATTCTAGCACCGACAATAAGAGATCTAGAGGTGAGATGATTGGTACAAAAAATGCTTTGTAGTACCAGATAGCAAACCAGGTATGTTATACGGGTTCAGACACTGACTGCTGTGAATGTTCAGGGTCGAGAGCAGAGGGGAGAAGCAGCGGCAGCAGCGCCGATCAGGATCCCAGCAGCCCGAGATCAAAGCATTCCGCTACCGAGCAGCGACGGAGGACCAAGATAAATGACAGGCAAGCTGACTGCGATCATAATTCCATACTGAATTGCATTGTGCAGAGTGCACAGGCTAGAACCTTATAACACATTAGCAATAGATAGAAAGAGTGAGCTAAGCATAATCTGTTCATGAGTAAACGCGTGCTGCATACTATTCCAGAATAATTTGTTCTTAGGATATGATCGTAACCTTCTAAGAAGTGTCTATCCATGCTCTACTTCAGGCTTGACATACTCCGAGACCTCCTGCCGAACTGTGATCAGAAGAGGGATAAAGCTTCTTTCCTTCTGGAGGTTCATACAACATCTTGTAAATTTGGCACAGCAGTCAGCAGGTTATACTTGCAAATTCTCACCACGTGGAACATTTTTATCACAGGTCATTGAATACATACGGCTCTTGCAAGAGAAATGCCAAAAATATGAGTCAGGCATTCCTGAACAGAACGACGTCGATGCCAACTGCATGCCATGGGTATGTACTATGTATAGACATTGTACAATATGCGATGTTTTTACCAGAAACAAAGACAGGGTTACTTGATTCTAACCTTACTTTCTCCTTCGACCTTTTAATTCTTGGCAGGACAAAGTGTACTACAGATCACGTTGGAGGAACACACAGGTAAATTCCATAACAGAAATACTGGAATTGCAGATAACAGAGAGCACAAAGTTGTATTTTACTTGTGATAAATTCCTTTTTTAAGTGAACCCATCGTATATCAATGCCAAGCGCCTTCATTTATATCCTTTATCATGATTTCACAGAACATCAGTCAAGTCCAAGGAGGAGGCTTATCAGCTACCACAGAGGACATGAACAAAGAGCAATACAGTTCCAAAGGCATTGCAAGTGCACCTGCTGCTTCTCTCTTCAACACACAAAGTGCAAGAGAAATCAGCACAGCCCCCGGTTCCTCCCAGAACATAGCAGGTATTTGGCAAATTAGTCATATGCTTTTATGTTCACCTTCTGCATTATTTAATTACATTTAAATAGGCAGGGTTCTTTGTAGATGGTGAGAGCTATATTTACCATGCCTGGTGTCTTTAAATGCAGAGAACAGTATGCCTACCAATCAGCTACCGTGGCTAAGTATGTCAACCATGAACCAAAACTGTGATGCAAGCAACGGACTGCTAAGCAAGCATGATACACAAATGCCGCAAGATGACAGCCAGAGTCTTTCTAGTGCTTACTCCCAAGGGTAAGCCCCTAAACTGTTTTTGCTTACATGAAGCTACCATTAGAAATGTATATAGTGCAACTAACTGAACACTGCTTTGACTTGCGACAGGTTGTTACACAAACTGAAAGAAGCTC encodes the following:
- the LOC123145377 gene encoding transcription factor BIM2 isoform X1 encodes the protein MELFQGEEPAHDFLSLRAGGSSAFQHRQRSGQQAMKSLESANGGGTAGGAGDGAASSAAGLGQHVLPGGIGTFSIRQLPDAQPREEAGTGREPSVSVSHGSRMEIAHEARSGIMVHSAPPTPTMWQDSSTDNKRSRGSRAEGRSSGSSADQDPSSPRSKHSATEQRRRTKINDRLDILRDLLPNCDQKRDKASFLLEVIEYIRLLQEKCQKYESGIPEQNDVDANCMPWDKVYYRSRWRNTQNISQVQGGGLSATTEDMNKEQYSSKGIASAPAASLFNTQSAREISTAPGSSQNIAENSMPTNQLPWLSMSTMNQNCDASNGLLSKHDTQMPQDDSQSLSSAYSQGLLHKLKEALQKSGVDPSQTKISVEINMDRRARANAHIHDSSKANEGKEPVQVAKRLRCD
- the LOC123145377 gene encoding transcription factor BIM2 isoform X2, with translation MELFQGEEPAHDFLSLRAGGSSAFQHRQRSGQQAMKSLESANGGGTAGGAGDGAASSAAGLGQHVLPGGIGTFSIRQLPDAQPREEAGTGREPSVSVSHGSRMEIAHEARSGIMVHSAPPTPTMWQDSSTDNKRSRGSRAEGRSSGSSADQDPSSPRSKHSATEQRRRTKINDRLDILRDLLPNCDQKRDKASFLLEVIEYIRLLQEKCQKYESGIPEQNDVDANCMPWDKVYYRSRWRNTQNISQVQGGGLSATTEDMNKEQYSSKGIASAPAASLFNTQSAREISTAPGSSQNIAENSMPTNQLPWLSMSTMNQNCDASNGLLSKHDTQMPQDDSQSLSSAYSQGLLHKLKEALQKSGVDPSQTKISVEINMDRRARANAHIHDSSKVAKRLRCD